The genomic segment CCGCGCACACGCTCGCCACCAGACCGCCCGCGTCGTGGTGCGCGCGGATCCGGGCCAGCGTCTCCGCCGCGATGGGGCCCGTGCCGGGGAGTTCGGGCGCCCGCCAACCCGGGACGAGCAGGATGTCGTCCCGGGTCAGCTCCGGCCAGTCCACTTCCGCGCCCACCGGGATCCCTTGTGCCGTCGGCACTTGCGGGCGTTCGGCGAGGTAGCGCAGGCGATACCCCAGGCCGAGGTCACCGGCGCTGGAGAACACCTGCGCCGGCCCGGCGAGATCGAGCAGGTGCAGCTTCGGCACCAGCAGAAAAGCGACAGTGGTTCGGGGGTTCGGGGGTCGCCCCCCGGGCATTACAGTGGTCACGATCTGGTCAGCGTACCCGCCACTTCGTCCACGGTCCGGATGGTGGCGAACCGGCCCGCCAGGGCGTACTCCGTGCGCGCGATGATCTCGTCGGTCTGGAGCGTGCGCGGGTCGGCGAGCACCTCGTCGGCACTGCGGTCGGCGGGCGCGTCCCAGTGCGGGAGCGGCGTGGTCGCGGTCGCCTCGGTGACGAAGGTGACCTCGTAGCCCAGGTCGGAGGCGACGCGTGCGGTGGTCTCGCAGCACTGCTCGGTGCGGATTCCGCTGATCACCACCTCGCGCACGCCGTGCGTGGTCAGCGTCTGCTGCAGGTTCGTGGTGGTGAAGGCGTTGTGCGCGGTCTTGTGCACCATCGGCTCGCCGGGCTCCGGCTCGAGCCCTTCGATGAGCCGGACAAACCCGCCGGCCGGGTCGAACACCCCGCCGGAGCCGGGCTCGTTGTGCAGCACCCACACCACCAGGTCGCCGTCGGCGCGGGCGGCGGTCACCAGCCGGTTGACCCGGTCGACGATCGCCGGGTTCGAGACGTGCCGCCAGTTGTCCCGCTGCCGGAACGATTCCTGGACGTCGATCACCAGAAGGGCTCGGTTCATGCACTCAGCCTGCGCCTCGCGGCGACGCCCGCACCAGACCGGATCCGGCCTCGATGCGGACCGATCCGGTCACGGTGTTGCCTGTTGTACCTACTGGTATGTACGGTCTGGGGATGGACACGCGCGACAGGTTGATCGAGAGCACGCGCGAGCTGCTCTGGGAACGCGGGTACGTCGGCACCAGCCCGAAGGCCATCCAGCAGCACGCGGGCGCCGGCCAGGGCAGCATGTACCACCACTTCGCCGGCAAGCCCGAACTCGCGCTGGCCGCGGTGGAACGCACGGCCGAGGCCATGCGCGCCCAGGCCGACAGCGAACTTTCCGGGCCGGGCAAGCCATCCGAGCGCATCGCCGCCTACCTGCAGCGTGAACGGCAGATCCTGCGCGGCTGCCCGATCGGCAGGCTCACCCAGGATCCCGACGTGGTGGGCAGCCCCGCGCTGCGCCGTCCGGTCGAGGAGACCTTCGACTGGCTGCGAAGCCGGCTCGCCGAGGTGATCACCGAAGGCCAGGCCGACGGCGAATTCGCCGGGCTCGACCCGGCCGACACCGCCGCCACCGTGGTCGCCACGCTCCAGGGCGGGTACGTGCTCGCGCGGGCGTCCGGCTCGTCCGAGGGGTTCGAACGGGCCGTCGAAGGCGTGCTCAACCTGCTCGTCCGGAGGCTCTGATGCAGGCGATGCAGTACGAGATCACCCTGCCCGCCGACTACGACATGGGCATCATCCGGCACCGCGTGGCGACCAGGGGCAGCGCGCTCGACGCCTTCGACGGCCTGGGGTTCAAGGCGTACTGCGTGCGGGAGCGCGGGGTGCACGGGTCGCCGGTCAACCAGTACGCGCCGTTCTACTGGTGGGATTCGACCAAGGGGATGAACCGGTTTCTGTGGGGCGACGGGTTCCGCGGCCTCTGCGACGACTTCGGCAGGCCGCCGATCGCGCACTGGCTGGGGATCGAGGTGGCACGCGGCCCGGCACGCAGGGCGACCACCGCCATCCGCACGTCCGAGTCCATTGTGGACGGCGAAGCACCCGCGGACGCGGTGGCCCGCGCCCAGTTTGCCGTGGGCGACTCGGTGTACACCACCGTGCTGGCTGTCGACCTTCGCCGCTGGGAACTGACGCGGTTCACCCTGTACGACGGCGAACCTTTGGTCTCGGACGGCATCCGCTACCAGGTGCTGCACCTGTCCGATCCGGGTCATTCGGTCCCGGCGTCTTCCGCCGTGCCACGCGCGAGTGCGGCCAGCTGATCCAACGCGGCTTTCAGCTGCGCTGGCGGCGGACCGCTCAAGGCGAGCCGGACCGCGCTGGGGGCATGACCGGCGCCCACGGTGAACGCCGCTGCCGGGCTCACCGCGATGCCCCGGCGGGCGGCCGCGGCAACGAACGTTTCGGCCCGCCACTGCTCCGGCAGGTCCCACCAGCAGTGGAACGACCGCGGATCCGCGCGGACGCTGAACTCCGCCAGGCATTCCGCCCGCAGTTCCTGCCGTGCCAGCGCGTCGAGGCGTTTCGCCGCCTCGATCTCGGCGAGCGTGCCGTCGGCCATGCAGCGAGTGGCGACCTCCATGCCGAACCGCAGCGCGGTCCAGCCACCCGAGCGCAGCGCGGCGGCGATCCGGTCGGCGAAGCGGTCCGGCGGCACCACGAAGCCCAGGCTCATGCCGGGTGCGAGCCGCTTGGACAGGCTGTCCACCAGGATCACCTGTTCGGGCGCGAGGGCGAGCAGCGGCGGCAGGTCGTCGCGGAGGAAACCGTTGATGCCGTCCTCGATCGCGGGCACGCCGAGTTCGGTCAGCACCTCGGCGAGGGCCTGCCGCCGCCCGGCGGACATCGTCAGGCCGAGCGGGTTCTGCACCGCGGGCTGCACGTACACCGCCCGCAGCGGGCTGATCCGGTGGGCCGCACGCACGGCCTCGGGCACCATCCCGTCGGCGTCCACTTCGATCGGCACCAGGGTGATGCCGAGCCGCGTGGCGATCGCCTTGACCACCGGGTAGGTCAGCGCTTCGACGGCGACGCGCTCGCCGATCCCGGCCAGCGCGCTGAACGTCGCTGCGATCGCCTGCCTGC from the Amycolatopsis magusensis genome contains:
- a CDS encoding isochorismatase family protein; this encodes MNRALLVIDVQESFRQRDNWRHVSNPAIVDRVNRLVTAARADGDLVVWVLHNEPGSGGVFDPAGGFVRLIEGLEPEPGEPMVHKTAHNAFTTTNLQQTLTTHGVREVVISGIRTEQCCETTARVASDLGYEVTFVTEATATTPLPHWDAPADRSADEVLADPRTLQTDEIIARTEYALAGRFATIRTVDEVAGTLTRS
- a CDS encoding TetR/AcrR family transcriptional regulator yields the protein MDTRDRLIESTRELLWERGYVGTSPKAIQQHAGAGQGSMYHHFAGKPELALAAVERTAEAMRAQADSELSGPGKPSERIAAYLQRERQILRGCPIGRLTQDPDVVGSPALRRPVEETFDWLRSRLAEVITEGQADGEFAGLDPADTAATVVATLQGGYVLARASGSSEGFERAVEGVLNLLVRRL
- a CDS encoding DUF4865 family protein gives rise to the protein MQAMQYEITLPADYDMGIIRHRVATRGSALDAFDGLGFKAYCVRERGVHGSPVNQYAPFYWWDSTKGMNRFLWGDGFRGLCDDFGRPPIAHWLGIEVARGPARRATTAIRTSESIVDGEAPADAVARAQFAVGDSVYTTVLAVDLRRWELTRFTLYDGEPLVSDGIRYQVLHLSDPGHSVPASSAVPRASAAS
- a CDS encoding aminotransferase-like domain-containing protein is translated as MDDYRLIADRLAADIGEGRLRPGDRLPPQRRFAREHGIAPSTATRVYSELVRRGLAVGEVGRGTFIRAASPPADPALADPAAAPIDLELNFPLLPEQAELLAKSLSGLLRPEALGEGLRPTTPSGTAVVRETSAAALARGGWTPDPGKLLFAGNGRQAIAATFSALAGIGERVAVEALTYPVVKAIATRLGITLVPIEVDADGMVPEAVRAAHRISPLRAVYVQPAVQNPLGLTMSAGRRQALAEVLTELGVPAIEDGINGFLRDDLPPLLALAPEQVILVDSLSKRLAPGMSLGFVVPPDRFADRIAAALRSGGWTALRFGMEVATRCMADGTLAEIEAAKRLDALARQELRAECLAEFSVRADPRSFHCWWDLPEQWRAETFVAAAARRGIAVSPAAAFTVGAGHAPSAVRLALSGPPPAQLKAALDQLAALARGTAEDAGTE